The Nitrospirales bacterium genome includes a window with the following:
- a CDS encoding response regulator — translation MNLDGKMTMDDVRLEEPMIIRDARQSLYGLPWTVLVAEDNPDDRRFTEEAWKEARLGNELRFVHDGKELLDYLYNRGKFADAETSPRPGVILLDLNMPQKSGSEALLEIKTDPALARIPVIILTTSKSGQDIFKTSLLGVNGYITKPGTFQGYIEMMKNLVNNWSEMIDLPFARREPGPSDWLGKTALC, via the coding sequence ATGAACCTGGATGGAAAGATGACGATGGATGATGTCCGGCTCGAAGAACCCATGATAATCCGTGACGCGAGGCAGAGCCTGTACGGGTTGCCGTGGACTGTGTTAGTGGCGGAAGATAATCCCGATGATCGGCGATTCACCGAAGAAGCGTGGAAAGAAGCCCGGTTAGGGAATGAGCTTCGGTTCGTCCATGATGGAAAAGAGCTCCTCGATTATCTGTACAATCGAGGAAAATTCGCCGATGCCGAAACTTCTCCGCGTCCGGGCGTGATTCTGTTAGACCTCAACATGCCGCAAAAAAGCGGGAGCGAAGCCCTCCTGGAAATTAAGACGGATCCAGCCTTGGCCCGCATCCCAGTCATTATCCTCACCACGTCCAAATCCGGGCAGGATATATTCAAGACTTCGTTGTTGGGAGTCAACGGTTACATCACCAAACCCGGGACCTTTCAGGGGTACATCGAGATGATGAAGAATCTCGTGAATAATTGGTCTGAAATGATCGATCTTCCTTTTGCTCGACGCGAACCCGGTCCGAGTGATTGGCTCGGAAAAACGGCATTATGCTAG
- a CDS encoding cytochrome c has product MKTWIISVSIGILILLLLTSWLLPGAFSAKGKPSELEVTLARLARHWATPSQYRNASNPVQSGPDVLADALHHFADHCSTCHANDGSGKTAMGPNFYPPVPDLRDEVIQSMSDGELFYVIHFGVRFTGMPAWGDGNPDKDLDSWGLVHFIRRLPNITPDEIKTMKTYNPKTQAEREKEEAFDRFMAGEDFEPTDDHHH; this is encoded by the coding sequence TTGAAAACTTGGATCATCTCGGTAAGTATCGGCATTCTCATCTTGCTCCTGCTGACCTCGTGGTTGCTGCCTGGGGCCTTTAGCGCGAAAGGGAAACCGTCCGAACTCGAAGTGACACTGGCAAGACTCGCACGACATTGGGCAACTCCCTCCCAGTATCGAAACGCGAGCAATCCTGTCCAATCCGGCCCCGACGTTCTCGCTGATGCCCTGCATCATTTTGCCGATCATTGCTCGACCTGTCACGCGAATGACGGAAGCGGGAAGACGGCGATGGGGCCTAATTTTTACCCCCCTGTGCCGGACCTGCGAGATGAAGTCATTCAATCGATGTCGGACGGAGAATTGTTCTACGTGATTCATTTTGGCGTTCGATTTACCGGGATGCCCGCATGGGGAGACGGGAATCCCGACAAAGACTTGGACAGTTGGGGGCTGGTCCATTTTATCCGTCGCCTCCCGAACATCACGCCGGATGAAATCAAGACGATGAAGACCTATAATCCGAAGACCCAGGCGGAACGAGAGAAAGAAGAAGCATTCGATCGATTTATGGCAGGAGAAGACTTTGAACCCACCGACGACCATCATCATTAA
- a CDS encoding glycoside hydrolase: protein MMLFPLHRKPCLLLFLMPVWLTLIFCLQAAAESPQTPTLGTQLSINHGAKKVSGAAIQIDEQGNRHLAWYEAGKERHELFYVAVTAGATTVPSAVHVNQHGPPVAAIHQSPSLAVGPTGDVYLSWTSPQSPPSNNPFASTLRLSTSKDRGQTFSMPIIVNDDTTPSSHTFDNMCVDRKGVVHLAWIDERTGKRQPKTYITRSLDRGGSVAKNLQLEGNTCVCCRTALASAPDGTVYVAWRQILDDTFRETVVARSTDGGKTYSSPVIVGNDRWNFPGCPHRPASLAVDGKGRVYVTWYTEGPDDVPGIYLAMSDDQGRTFSPRKKLNVSTSTFPDTPQMAVDRSGRVLVAWEELSPVRHEIYFSSSLDRGQTFSPPQRLNNAKAQHPAVAVNQQGQGIISWVEHAFPNNVTIVQNVTLP, encoded by the coding sequence ATGATGCTATTCCCGCTCCACCGAAAGCCATGCCTGTTGTTGTTCCTCATGCCTGTCTGGCTGACTCTCATCTTCTGTTTGCAAGCCGCTGCGGAATCACCGCAGACACCGACACTGGGGACGCAACTGTCCATCAATCATGGAGCCAAGAAAGTGTCCGGCGCCGCGATTCAGATCGATGAGCAGGGCAACCGCCATCTCGCCTGGTATGAAGCGGGTAAGGAACGGCACGAACTCTTCTATGTCGCGGTAACAGCCGGCGCCACGACTGTGCCTTCGGCTGTTCATGTCAATCAACATGGCCCGCCCGTGGCCGCGATTCATCAATCTCCGAGTTTAGCGGTAGGGCCCACAGGCGACGTGTATCTCTCCTGGACGTCACCGCAATCGCCGCCATCGAACAATCCATTCGCCAGCACACTCCGGCTGAGCACGTCGAAAGATCGGGGACAGACCTTCTCCATGCCCATTATCGTCAATGACGATACGACCCCCTCAAGTCATACGTTTGATAACATGTGCGTGGACCGGAAGGGGGTGGTGCATCTAGCTTGGATCGATGAACGGACGGGGAAACGGCAGCCCAAGACCTACATCACCCGTTCTCTCGATCGAGGAGGGAGTGTTGCGAAAAATCTCCAGCTGGAAGGCAACACCTGCGTCTGTTGTCGCACCGCATTGGCCTCGGCCCCAGATGGCACGGTGTATGTCGCCTGGCGGCAAATACTGGATGACACGTTTCGCGAGACCGTCGTCGCGCGATCCACGGATGGCGGGAAGACCTATTCTTCGCCAGTCATCGTTGGAAATGACCGATGGAATTTCCCTGGATGTCCGCACCGCCCCGCCTCCCTAGCCGTGGATGGCAAGGGCCGGGTATACGTGACGTGGTACACGGAAGGCCCGGACGATGTCCCGGGCATCTATCTCGCCATGTCCGATGACCAAGGACGCACCTTCTCACCCCGGAAAAAGCTCAATGTTTCAACCAGCACTTTCCCTGATACGCCACAGATGGCCGTCGATCGCTCTGGACGGGTGCTGGTGGCCTGGGAAGAACTTTCCCCCGTACGCCATGAGATCTATTTCTCGTCTTCACTCGACCGCGGCCAAACGTTCAGCCCGCCTCAACGGCTCAACAACGCCAAGGCCCAACACCCGGCCGTTGCCGTCAATCAACAGGGGCAAGGCATCATCTCGTGGGTCGAGCATGCCTTCCCCAATAACGTGACGATCGTTCAAAACGTGACACTTCCTTGA
- a CDS encoding TlpA family protein disulfide reductase: protein MRLPSAWIILCCVLVMTLLSVEKSRASSDFENFHISREQAGTPMPSFELKTLQGTVIRSASLKGRLVLLNFWATWCGPCKDEMPALGRLQERLHDEDFQLLTITSDLQAKAIRAFLSMVNVDIPVLLDETQAVSNAYMARALPLSVLIGKDGRMIGRAMGPRDWDSPSMIAFIQRLLREPAQ, encoded by the coding sequence ATGCGACTACCCTCTGCCTGGATCATCTTGTGCTGTGTATTGGTGATGACGCTATTGAGCGTTGAGAAATCACGAGCCTCTTCCGACTTTGAGAATTTCCATATCTCTCGTGAACAGGCCGGGACGCCAATGCCGTCTTTTGAACTCAAGACCCTGCAAGGAACTGTCATTCGTTCCGCATCGTTGAAGGGCCGCCTCGTGCTATTAAATTTCTGGGCAACCTGGTGTGGTCCGTGTAAGGACGAAATGCCGGCGCTCGGCCGGCTTCAAGAACGACTCCACGACGAAGACTTCCAGTTACTGACGATCACGTCCGACCTCCAAGCAAAAGCCATTCGCGCGTTCCTCAGCATGGTCAACGTCGACATTCCTGTGCTCTTGGATGAAACGCAAGCCGTCTCGAACGCGTATATGGCTCGGGCACTTCCACTGTCGGTCTTGATCGGAAAAGATGGGCGCATGATCGGCCGAGCCATGGGTCCCCGTGACTGGGACAGTCCCTCGATGATCGCCTTCATTCAACGTCTGCTTCGTGAGCCTGCTCAATGA
- a CDS encoding TonB-dependent receptor, which translates to MRKRLTNSRFCMIISLFASIVFIGLTTISLAADSASLPSEFQEEELHETDQPQVETLDPVVVTATRTPKTVTQVPGAVSVINQKQILQANPATGVDETLRIVPGVYAERRFGPDDVRISIRGTGQRATFGTRGVRILIDGIPLTEPDGQTRLEPIELDAISRVEVLRGPNSALYGNASAGVINYVIEEGSNDNQYIETRFTFGAYDFFKSRVKAAGALLDDRLSYMGSYSFLDSDGYRDHSTVRNQRFFGKLKYRINDQSDVSLIVTYSRPDIDIPGSLTKTEAETNPRQAQQTLNAVPPATFPRTTPFSAFDPKRKDERFRPSLTYRNQLTPNQEISLTGFLGTRDLNHPLCCFTGSFLTLRRVEWGSFVKYTNTTPIFGLPNRMIIGYDYQDQNSVNKNFDNVLGRQGTLRVYNQARTSQDGFYVQDEFHPFEMIELMAGVRYSQVRFKVKDHIPNVGGDSSGRRNFAETTPMGSIRFTPADWANFYVTISSAFESPTSTEFRNPDDPTGAGLNPGLKPQRSTNYEFGIKGTVGNQLYYDFAIYRQRFRDELIPYNAPGPCFFVQCFRNAGKSDHDGFELGITYRPIPGLTLQTAYSYADYRFRRYIVNGVDVSGRRLPGIPEHRIVFDTTYEHSSGFYGGFEWLYQTAYFINDSNQESTAPGAAGNDQKNPSYTVTNLKAGYNTMIGSQWSLEIFSRLDNIFDANYFTSSLNPGTSPSFLPFVGRNVFGGFSIRYLFLS; encoded by the coding sequence ATGCGCAAACGACTGACGAACTCGCGCTTTTGCATGATCATTTCACTGTTCGCATCCATTGTTTTCATCGGTCTTACAACCATAAGCTTGGCAGCCGACTCCGCCTCTCTCCCCTCTGAATTCCAAGAAGAGGAACTTCACGAGACGGATCAACCTCAAGTCGAAACACTTGACCCCGTGGTGGTGACGGCTACACGCACGCCCAAAACCGTCACACAGGTCCCGGGCGCCGTGAGCGTCATCAATCAAAAACAGATCCTACAAGCTAATCCGGCCACGGGAGTTGATGAAACGCTTCGGATCGTGCCTGGAGTGTACGCCGAACGGCGCTTTGGTCCCGATGATGTCCGGATTTCCATCAGGGGAACCGGACAACGCGCGACGTTCGGCACCCGTGGAGTCCGTATTCTGATCGATGGCATTCCCCTCACGGAACCGGACGGACAGACTCGCCTGGAGCCTATCGAGTTGGATGCCATTTCGCGCGTGGAGGTGTTGCGAGGCCCCAACTCCGCGCTGTACGGCAATGCTTCGGCAGGCGTCATTAACTATGTCATCGAGGAAGGATCGAACGATAATCAATACATCGAAACGCGCTTCACGTTTGGCGCGTATGATTTTTTTAAGAGTCGGGTCAAAGCCGCAGGTGCTCTGCTCGACGACCGCTTGAGTTACATGGGGAGCTACTCTTTCCTGGATTCTGACGGATATCGCGATCACAGTACGGTCCGGAACCAGCGTTTTTTCGGTAAGCTGAAATATCGCATCAACGATCAATCTGATGTTTCCCTCATCGTCACGTATAGTCGGCCGGATATCGATATCCCCGGAAGCCTCACCAAGACAGAAGCCGAAACCAATCCTCGCCAAGCCCAGCAAACGCTCAATGCCGTGCCTCCCGCGACGTTCCCGCGAACCACACCATTTTCAGCCTTCGATCCCAAGAGAAAAGATGAACGCTTTCGACCATCATTGACGTACCGAAATCAATTGACACCAAATCAGGAAATCAGCCTTACCGGGTTCTTGGGCACACGGGACTTGAATCACCCGCTCTGTTGTTTTACAGGGAGCTTTCTGACTCTACGCCGTGTCGAGTGGGGTTCGTTCGTCAAGTATACCAACACGACGCCGATCTTTGGCCTCCCGAACCGTATGATCATCGGCTATGACTATCAGGATCAAAACAGCGTGAATAAGAACTTCGATAACGTGCTGGGACGGCAAGGCACGCTGCGCGTCTACAATCAAGCCAGGACGAGCCAGGACGGATTTTACGTGCAAGATGAATTTCATCCCTTTGAGATGATCGAATTGATGGCGGGCGTGCGTTACAGTCAGGTACGCTTTAAGGTCAAGGATCATATTCCGAATGTAGGGGGAGACAGTTCAGGACGTCGAAACTTCGCTGAAACGACTCCCATGGGGAGCATTCGATTTACGCCCGCGGATTGGGCAAATTTTTACGTGACCATCAGCTCCGCATTCGAAAGCCCGACGAGCACAGAGTTTCGCAACCCCGACGATCCGACGGGCGCCGGACTCAACCCAGGACTGAAACCCCAACGCTCCACCAACTATGAATTTGGGATCAAAGGAACAGTCGGCAACCAACTGTACTATGATTTCGCCATTTACCGTCAACGCTTTCGTGACGAGTTGATTCCCTATAACGCTCCGGGCCCCTGTTTTTTCGTGCAATGTTTTCGTAATGCGGGAAAATCTGATCATGATGGTTTTGAACTGGGCATTACCTATCGCCCCATTCCTGGGCTCACGCTCCAGACGGCGTATTCCTACGCCGATTATCGATTCCGGCGCTACATCGTCAATGGGGTGGATGTCTCGGGCCGTCGCCTTCCCGGCATTCCGGAACATCGCATCGTCTTCGACACAACCTACGAACATTCTTCCGGATTCTACGGAGGCTTCGAATGGTTGTACCAAACGGCCTACTTTATTAACGACTCCAATCAAGAATCCACCGCACCCGGTGCAGCCGGGAACGATCAAAAGAATCCTTCTTATACCGTGACGAATCTGAAGGCAGGCTACAATACGATGATCGGCAGTCAATGGTCACTCGAAATCTTCTCGCGCCTGGACAATATATTCGATGCGAATTATTTCACATCGAGTCTCAATCCAGGCACGAGTCCGTCTTTTTTACCATTTGTTGGACGCAATGTCTTTGGAGGATTTTCTATTCGGTATCTGTTCTTGTCGTGA
- a CDS encoding Slp family lipoprotein: MITQADTWRPRLTYTLRHHNWWLSLLVCLLLTACSFTPRSIVPQTLEGQINHEISFLQIKESPDTHAGTLILVGGEVLSAKRLKDHTRLTVLELPLSSDQEPTTDRTLSQGRFIARQTAFLDPATVPPGTRVTLVGKVTGSHTELLDEMEYTYPTLSIEYLKVWEDADDLGYRYRPYAPPPFWGGPYWGYYGGFYRPYPYWYW; this comes from the coding sequence ATGATCACACAAGCCGATACATGGAGGCCCCGTCTGACGTACACATTGCGCCACCACAATTGGTGGCTTAGTCTTTTGGTATGCCTGCTTCTCACGGCTTGCTCGTTCACGCCTCGTTCCATTGTCCCGCAAACTTTAGAAGGCCAGATTAATCATGAGATTTCCTTCCTGCAGATCAAGGAATCACCTGATACGCACGCCGGCACCCTAATCCTGGTCGGCGGGGAAGTGTTATCGGCAAAACGATTAAAAGACCATACCCGCTTAACCGTCCTGGAGCTTCCCCTGTCCAGCGACCAAGAGCCCACGACCGATCGGACGCTTTCTCAGGGACGCTTTATAGCCCGTCAAACAGCGTTCCTTGATCCGGCGACCGTTCCTCCCGGCACCCGCGTGACACTCGTCGGAAAAGTAACCGGCTCCCATACCGAACTTCTTGACGAGATGGAATACACCTACCCCACCTTGTCCATCGAATACTTGAAGGTTTGGGAAGATGCCGATGACCTCGGCTATCGATACCGCCCTTACGCTCCCCCACCGTTCTGGGGGGGACCGTACTGGGGATACTATGGGGGTTTCTATCGCCCCTATCCTTACTGGTATTGGTAG
- a CDS encoding MotA/TolQ/ExbB proton channel family protein has translation MMIPIMLAFAIGVMISLERGWFFLANRGGKEPEHMLDLIRRGKMTDALALAEQHQNPVLAVLGTGIMHRQDDPAKAMMSRGLGEIGRMKRGLPVLDTIITLGPLLGLLGTIIGMIDSFGIMATGGLGQTQAVTGGVAEALICTAAGIFVAVIILIPYNYFQAYIEGETERIELFATQAETAFTQLT, from the coding sequence ATGATGATCCCGATCATGCTGGCCTTTGCGATTGGGGTCATGATTAGCCTGGAACGGGGATGGTTTTTCCTGGCAAACCGCGGCGGGAAAGAGCCCGAACACATGTTGGACCTGATCCGGCGGGGAAAGATGACTGACGCGCTGGCACTGGCCGAACAACATCAGAATCCGGTTCTTGCCGTGCTGGGAACGGGCATCATGCATCGACAGGATGACCCGGCCAAGGCCATGATGAGCCGGGGTCTGGGCGAAATCGGCAGGATGAAGCGCGGCCTCCCCGTGCTGGATACGATCATTACCTTGGGACCGTTGCTCGGACTGCTGGGGACCATCATTGGCATGATTGATTCTTTCGGTATCATGGCTACAGGGGGACTGGGACAGACCCAAGCCGTGACCGGTGGCGTCGCCGAAGCCCTCATCTGTACGGCGGCCGGCATATTCGTGGCCGTCATCATCCTCATTCCGTACAACTATTTTCAGGCGTACATCGAAGGGGAAACCGAACGAATCGAGCTTTTTGCGACACAAGCAGAAACCGCCTTTACACAGCTCACATAA
- a CDS encoding TonB-dependent receptor produces MSWRLLCAGVMVFLLSLPAFPAEDEPQPDEVHTLPEVLIEGQRLRLTGTGSLGLTEPSQGSSRLGLTVREIPASIEIISQQTVQERGLRTVSEAMQAAIGVTVGDHPVSPGAFSMRGFSGNQIRLLFDGLSLGPTGFVTRPRDSWNLDRIEILKGPASVLYGEGAVAGMINLVTKRPDRKVEGSEVSVSYGSYNTVRAGLGSGGTLGSKSLHYRIDGSYQSADSLMGVQRTPYALYNLTSALLYDVSSDFHVELSFDVAYDQSNPYWGTPLVPKSFSTDQVNGVVDTADHRTIDHRMLRKNYNVQDGNMSALTTWTKLKMAWQPLEWVNVRNQSFYYTASREWKNAETYSFDPGTELIDRDRFLVEHDQWVVGDRFELQVNHPIGDFQNRFVSGIEFNHINFTRPSYYAGNVDSVDPFSPVQGVFDGGSTAKQIARVTNTAFFAEDQFSVLETLKIVAGIRYDLIHLERKRYNTLGVLNPATSFTENFDPLTWRVGVVYDVIPQMTLYGQYATAADPVAGSLFTLSPGQRFDLARGEQWEVGIKGQFWDDRIQWTVAYFDIRRKHILTQVSQNESVNVGKQSSKGVEIDLAAKVTDAWRVQGNVTFLSAKFDKFSQLSGGNLVSRNGHRPPEVPQTVANLWSVYRLPVTVPVDVGAAWRYVGDRYNDTANTIRLRSYMTVDAWLSVAYKQFWMTFRTRNLFDQTYAIWGSQFYPEQVLIGAPRTYELSVTARF; encoded by the coding sequence ATGTCGTGGCGGCTGTTGTGCGCAGGAGTCATGGTTTTCCTCCTTTCTCTTCCCGCTTTTCCGGCGGAAGACGAACCGCAGCCAGATGAAGTTCACACGCTGCCGGAAGTGCTGATAGAAGGACAGCGGCTGAGGCTGACCGGGACAGGTTCACTGGGATTGACGGAGCCGAGTCAAGGCAGTTCACGATTAGGATTGACCGTGCGGGAGATCCCTGCCAGTATCGAAATCATTTCCCAACAGACGGTTCAGGAGCGGGGATTGCGGACGGTCTCAGAGGCCATGCAAGCCGCCATCGGCGTGACGGTCGGCGATCATCCTGTTTCCCCTGGTGCGTTTTCCATGCGGGGGTTTAGCGGAAATCAAATTCGTTTACTCTTCGATGGGCTCTCGCTCGGCCCGACTGGCTTCGTCACTCGTCCCCGCGATTCGTGGAATCTCGACCGCATCGAAATTCTCAAGGGGCCGGCTTCCGTGTTGTACGGAGAAGGGGCTGTGGCGGGAATGATCAACCTCGTTACCAAGCGACCGGATCGGAAGGTGGAAGGTAGTGAAGTTTCGGTCTCGTACGGGTCCTACAATACGGTGCGAGCCGGTCTTGGAAGTGGAGGAACCCTGGGCTCCAAGTCCTTACATTACCGCATCGATGGCAGCTATCAGAGCGCCGATAGTCTCATGGGGGTTCAACGAACGCCGTATGCGCTCTACAACTTGACCAGTGCCTTGTTATACGACGTGTCCTCGGACTTCCATGTGGAGTTGTCGTTCGACGTTGCCTACGATCAATCCAACCCGTATTGGGGAACGCCGTTGGTTCCCAAGTCATTTTCCACTGATCAGGTCAACGGTGTGGTGGACACCGCAGACCATCGAACTATCGACCATCGCATGTTGCGAAAAAATTATAATGTGCAAGACGGCAACATGAGCGCGTTGACGACATGGACAAAATTGAAGATGGCGTGGCAGCCGCTGGAATGGGTCAACGTGCGGAATCAAAGCTTTTACTACACGGCTTCCAGGGAATGGAAAAATGCCGAGACCTACAGCTTCGATCCTGGTACCGAACTGATTGACCGGGACCGTTTCCTCGTGGAACACGATCAATGGGTCGTCGGTGACCGGTTTGAATTGCAGGTAAATCACCCGATTGGGGATTTTCAGAATCGCTTTGTCAGCGGCATCGAATTCAATCACATCAACTTTACCCGTCCCAGTTATTATGCCGGCAACGTGGACAGCGTTGATCCGTTCTCACCTGTCCAGGGGGTGTTTGATGGGGGTTCGACCGCCAAACAAATCGCCAGGGTGACCAATACGGCATTTTTCGCCGAGGATCAATTCAGTGTGCTCGAAACCCTGAAGATTGTGGCCGGGATACGGTACGATCTGATTCATTTGGAACGCAAACGATATAACACGCTCGGGGTGTTGAATCCGGCGACCAGTTTTACGGAGAATTTCGACCCGCTGACGTGGCGGGTCGGTGTCGTTTACGATGTCATACCGCAGATGACCCTGTATGGTCAGTATGCGACCGCAGCCGATCCCGTCGCGGGAAGTCTCTTCACGCTGAGTCCCGGCCAACGGTTCGACCTGGCGAGGGGAGAGCAGTGGGAGGTGGGTATCAAGGGACAGTTCTGGGATGACCGCATTCAATGGACGGTCGCTTATTTCGATATCCGCCGCAAGCACATCCTGACGCAGGTTTCGCAGAATGAGTCCGTGAACGTCGGGAAGCAATCGTCCAAAGGGGTTGAGATTGACCTGGCCGCGAAGGTGACGGATGCGTGGCGGGTTCAGGGAAATGTGACGTTTCTCTCGGCCAAGTTTGACAAGTTTTCGCAATTATCAGGCGGAAACCTGGTTTCACGCAATGGCCATCGTCCTCCTGAAGTGCCGCAGACCGTGGCCAATCTATGGTCCGTCTATCGATTGCCGGTTACTGTTCCGGTCGATGTGGGCGCGGCCTGGCGTTATGTCGGTGACCGGTATAACGATACTGCGAATACGATACGTCTGAGGTCGTATATGACCGTGGATGCGTGGCTCTCTGTGGCGTACAAGCAATTCTGGATGACATTTCGAACCCGGAATCTGTTCGACCAGACGTATGCCATCTGGGGGTCGCAATTTTATCCCGAGCAAGTGTTGATCGGGGCGCCGAGGACCTATGAGCTGAGTGTGACTGCCCGCTTTTGA
- a CDS encoding tetratricopeptide repeat protein, translating to MGRPPVTSRFLSNTIMVGIIFLTATFLPPTIEAYAHEARELYNQALSLTQEGQIAEAERTLKQAIAQFPRFADAHHLLGILQFRQAPESAEAVSALRQAIALNPNFAKAYYDLGLILIHQQQFDEARKVLHTALKVHPNYWQAQLTLAQLHEHTQEFAKAKKGYETVLAVAPSDAEALYGLAYLDNQDNMIEEALALTKKLTSAHPQHAKGWHLLGRLAERQSEIPTAIDAYKKAIQYQPDLPRIHYDLGSLYQVQRQPQLAIEQFELATQLDPTHAETQLNLGLLYAENKQFEQSEQAYTKAIELDPTLIEAYYNLGTFYEFYRKDTARALTFYRKYLDLGGEDGRIQKLVEQVAKSPETAP from the coding sequence ATGGGACGTCCCCCAGTAACATCGAGGTTTCTTTCCAATACGATCATGGTCGGCATCATATTCCTGACTGCCACTTTTCTGCCCCCCACGATCGAGGCCTATGCTCACGAAGCGCGAGAACTGTATAATCAGGCGTTGTCTCTGACGCAAGAAGGGCAAATAGCCGAAGCCGAACGTACGCTCAAACAGGCTATTGCCCAATTCCCGCGTTTTGCCGATGCTCATCACCTGCTTGGCATTCTCCAGTTTCGACAAGCGCCAGAGTCCGCGGAAGCAGTGTCAGCATTGCGTCAAGCCATCGCCCTCAACCCCAACTTTGCCAAGGCTTATTATGACCTGGGGCTCATTCTCATCCATCAGCAACAGTTTGACGAAGCCCGAAAAGTCTTACACACGGCGTTGAAGGTACACCCGAACTATTGGCAAGCGCAGCTGACCCTGGCTCAACTTCATGAGCACACGCAGGAGTTCGCAAAAGCCAAGAAAGGCTATGAAACAGTCTTGGCGGTTGCACCCTCTGACGCGGAGGCGTTGTACGGTCTTGCCTACCTCGATAATCAGGACAACATGATCGAGGAAGCTCTGGCTCTAACCAAGAAGCTTACGTCTGCTCATCCACAACATGCGAAGGGCTGGCATTTGCTCGGACGGCTCGCTGAACGGCAATCGGAGATTCCAACCGCCATTGACGCCTACAAGAAAGCCATTCAATACCAGCCAGACCTCCCCCGTATTCATTATGACCTTGGGTCGCTGTATCAGGTTCAACGACAACCTCAACTGGCCATCGAGCAATTCGAACTCGCCACACAGCTCGACCCGACACACGCCGAAACGCAACTCAACTTGGGATTGCTCTACGCGGAAAATAAACAATTCGAACAGTCCGAACAGGCGTACACGAAAGCCATCGAATTAGATCCAACTCTGATCGAAGCGTATTACAACCTAGGGACGTTCTATGAATTTTACCGGAAAGACACGGCACGCGCCCTGACCTTCTACCGGAAATACCTAGACTTAGGCGGAGAGGACGGCCGGATACAGAAATTGGTCGAGCAGGTTGCAAAGAGTCCTGAAACGGCTCCGTAG